One stretch of Saccharopolyspora erythraea DNA includes these proteins:
- a CDS encoding ROK family transcriptional regulator, with protein MVAERGTRTGRDGSPRLLREINDRAAIEALLGEGPLTRAELEDVIGLSKPATASLLNRLESAGVVRRGELRGGNRGPRAQTWYVNGALAHVAGVSVTPCDVDVVISDVVGDSRVEHRAPMPAGDTDAVLSAFGDALSAATAKVGLRTEDLAHVVVGAQGAVDPATGHLGFAPHLPGWEGFDVPGRLGELLGTGVTVENDVNLVAMVEMDEGRARDVRDFVLVWLGDGVGSAVVVNRALLRGATGGAGEIDWMHVPDRAERDTGSDRRGGRFGKLVEPGAIMALARAHGLEAADGEDAIRKAASDPGAREFLNDYARRVATGLAGVVSVLDPELVLLSAGIAQAGGSALAELVAERLHELVVPRTPVETARISGNPVRAGALRVAIGLARERVFGLPTTAAGVLPASAQ; from the coding sequence GTGGTTGCCGAGCGTGGGACGAGGACGGGCCGGGACGGCAGTCCCCGGCTGCTGCGGGAGATCAACGACCGCGCGGCGATCGAGGCGCTGCTGGGCGAGGGACCGCTGACCCGGGCCGAGCTGGAGGACGTCATCGGCCTGTCCAAGCCCGCCACCGCGTCCCTGCTCAACCGGCTGGAAAGCGCGGGCGTCGTCCGCCGGGGCGAGCTGCGCGGCGGAAACCGCGGGCCGCGGGCGCAGACCTGGTACGTCAACGGAGCGCTCGCGCACGTCGCGGGCGTCAGCGTCACCCCGTGCGACGTGGACGTGGTGATCTCCGACGTCGTCGGCGACTCCCGCGTCGAGCACCGCGCCCCGATGCCCGCCGGCGACACCGACGCGGTGCTGTCGGCCTTCGGCGACGCTCTCTCCGCAGCCACCGCGAAGGTCGGGTTGCGGACCGAAGACCTGGCCCACGTGGTCGTCGGCGCGCAGGGAGCGGTGGACCCGGCCACCGGGCACCTCGGCTTCGCCCCGCACCTTCCCGGATGGGAGGGCTTCGACGTGCCCGGGCGGCTGGGCGAGCTGCTCGGCACCGGGGTGACCGTCGAGAACGACGTCAACCTGGTCGCCATGGTCGAGATGGACGAGGGACGCGCCCGCGACGTCCGCGACTTCGTGCTGGTGTGGCTGGGTGACGGCGTCGGCTCGGCGGTCGTGGTCAACCGCGCGCTGCTGCGCGGCGCGACCGGCGGCGCGGGTGAGATCGACTGGATGCACGTGCCCGACCGCGCCGAACGCGACACCGGTTCGGACCGCCGGGGCGGCCGGTTCGGCAAGCTCGTCGAGCCCGGCGCGATCATGGCGCTCGCCCGCGCGCACGGACTGGAGGCCGCCGACGGCGAGGACGCGATCCGCAAGGCGGCATCGGACCCCGGCGCGCGGGAGTTCCTGAATGACTACGCGCGCCGCGTCGCCACCGGCCTGGCCGGCGTGGTCAGCGTCCTCGACCCCGAGCTCGTGCTGCTGTCGGCGGGCATCGCCCAGGCCGGAGGGTCCGCGCTGGCCGAGCTCGTGGCGGAGCGGCTGCATGAGCTCGTCGTCCCGCGCACCCCCGTGGAAACCGCGCGGATCAGCGGAAACCCGGTGCGCGCCGGGGCGCTGAGGGTGGCGATCGGGCTGGCCCGCGAGCGGGTCTTCGGACTGCCCACGACGGCGGCGGGAGTGTTGCCGGCCTCGGCCCAGTGA